In a genomic window of Dyadobacter fermentans DSM 18053:
- a CDS encoding helix-turn-helix domain-containing protein — protein MQEDILFQISNKLKEVRKSKGVTLQEIADEAGVTKSLVSQIENSRTIPSLPVMLGLIKALDIDLNVFFKDIISIKPGEDVLIRRKEEYQPFTKENAKGYFYQRIFSKQFKDNHIDVVLLRLEKDAKRPMVRTNALEFKYVLSGAVEYTVGKNKYILNQGDSMFFDANELHNLKCHECDEAVLLVIYFFNEAQ, from the coding sequence ATGCAGGAAGACATTCTTTTTCAGATCAGCAATAAATTAAAGGAAGTCAGAAAAAGTAAGGGCGTTACCCTTCAGGAAATAGCCGATGAAGCCGGCGTGACGAAAAGTCTTGTTTCGCAGATCGAAAACAGCCGCACGATCCCTTCTCTGCCGGTTATGCTGGGCCTGATCAAGGCATTGGACATCGACCTGAATGTGTTTTTCAAAGATATTATATCTATCAAACCCGGCGAGGACGTGCTGATCCGTCGGAAAGAGGAATACCAGCCCTTCACCAAAGAAAATGCCAAGGGCTACTTCTACCAGCGCATTTTCAGCAAGCAGTTCAAAGACAACCACATCGACGTGGTGTTGCTCCGGCTCGAAAAAGACGCCAAACGCCCCATGGTGCGCACGAATGCACTTGAATTTAAATATGTGCTGTCGGGTGCCGTGGAGTATACGGTTGGCAAAAACAAATACATCCTCAACCAGGGCGATTCAATGTTTTTTGACGCCAACGAGCTGCATAACCTTAAATGCCACGAATGCGACGAAGCCGTTCTGCTGGTCATCTATTTCTTCAACGAGGCCCAGTAG
- a CDS encoding isocitrate lyase/PEP mutase family protein, with protein MSTQSEKADLLKKLHHSGKMLVLPNIWDAAGAQLLEKQGFPAIATASAAIARAHGYEDGEHIPFDFLLAIVSQITKSVHVPVTVDLEAGYAADHETLKSNIRRLIAIGVAGINIEDSDVRTHELVPIEAQVEKLRLIVRVAERENTRLFLNARTDVFLAKPDLPEDQKLALAIERGRAYASAGADGIYPILASEEATVRTLMNAVKVPLNVLARPGVPDLDVLQKLGVARVSFGPNLHRAALRSVENMLKSIHEGRSHHPVTGQLV; from the coding sequence ATGAGCACCCAGTCCGAAAAAGCTGACTTGCTCAAAAAACTGCATCACAGCGGTAAAATGCTCGTTTTGCCCAATATCTGGGACGCTGCCGGCGCGCAGCTGCTCGAAAAACAAGGTTTTCCCGCCATTGCCACGGCCAGCGCCGCCATTGCCCGCGCGCACGGGTATGAGGACGGAGAGCACATTCCGTTCGACTTCCTGCTCGCTATTGTATCCCAAATCACGAAATCGGTGCATGTGCCGGTAACAGTGGACTTGGAGGCAGGCTATGCGGCGGATCACGAAACCCTGAAATCGAACATTCGCCGCCTGATCGCCATCGGAGTGGCGGGCATCAACATCGAGGACAGCGACGTCCGCACGCACGAACTGGTGCCTATCGAAGCGCAGGTGGAAAAACTGAGGCTGATCGTCCGCGTGGCCGAGCGTGAGAATACCCGGCTCTTTCTCAATGCCCGCACGGACGTATTCCTGGCAAAGCCCGATTTGCCGGAAGACCAGAAACTGGCGCTCGCAATCGAGCGGGGGCGTGCTTATGCAAGTGCCGGGGCGGATGGCATTTACCCGATTTTGGCAAGCGAAGAAGCGACGGTCCGCACGTTGATGAACGCCGTGAAAGTGCCGCTAAACGTGCTGGCGCGGCCGGGTGTACCCGACCTCGATGTGCTTCAAAAACTAGGCGTGGCACGCGTCAGCTTTGGTCCAAACCTGCACCGGGCCGCGTTGCGCTCGGTTGAAAACATGCTGAAAAGTATCCACGAAGGCCGGAGCCATCATCCGGTAACCGGTCAGCTGGTATAA
- a CDS encoding carboxymuconolactone decarboxylase family protein, producing MSRKPTSELTPQAFAAVREIEKYVASTGLDKVHYKLIKIRASQINGCGYCLDMHARQARELGMSDQRIYMLSAWREAAIYSEEEKAILALTEEVTLIHRGGVSDAVYNRAVALLGEEYTKAVIMGVVAISAWNRILIADQVTVHAAESHV from the coding sequence ATGTCCCGCAAACCAACCAGTGAACTTACCCCGCAGGCTTTCGCGGCTGTGAGGGAAATTGAAAAATACGTTGCCTCAACCGGCCTCGATAAGGTACATTATAAACTGATCAAAATCCGGGCGTCGCAGATCAACGGCTGCGGATATTGCCTGGATATGCACGCACGGCAAGCCCGCGAGCTGGGTATGAGCGACCAGCGCATTTATATGCTCAGCGCGTGGCGCGAAGCCGCCATTTATTCGGAGGAAGAAAAGGCCATCCTGGCGCTCACGGAGGAGGTGACGCTCATCCACCGCGGCGGTGTGAGCGACGCGGTCTACAACCGGGCCGTGGCATTGCTCGGGGAGGAGTATACCAAAGCGGTGATCATGGGCGTGGTGGCGATCAGCGCCTGGAACCGCATTTTGATCGCCGATCAGGTTACGGTGCATGCCGCTGAAAGCCATGTTTAA
- the pfkA gene encoding 6-phosphofructokinase, with amino-acid sequence MKRIGVFTSGGDAPGMNACIRAVVRGACYHGIEVFGIRRGYSGMIAGDVYKMESHSVSNIVQRGGTILKSARSKEFMTPEGRRKAYDNLQSLGIEGLIAIGGNGTFTGAMIFGNEYGIPTVGAPGTIDNDLYGTDYTIGFDTAVNTALDAIDRIRDTASSHDRIFFIEVMGRDSGYIAIQSGIAGGAELVMVPEVLTPISQVVDTLKQGWSRSKSSSIIIVAEGDEEGSAQEVADKIKVQVDENADIRVTTLGHTQRGGTPSAYDRILASRLGLGALEGLIAGQKNVMAGIINNELVYTPFEDTIRLPKPINEDLLRMVKILSV; translated from the coding sequence ATGAAACGAATTGGAGTTTTTACCTCAGGAGGAGATGCCCCTGGTATGAACGCCTGCATCCGGGCGGTAGTACGCGGAGCATGCTACCATGGTATTGAAGTATTTGGAATCAGAAGAGGATATAGCGGAATGATCGCCGGTGACGTCTACAAGATGGAGTCGCACTCGGTTAGCAATATAGTGCAAAGAGGAGGTACCATCCTCAAATCGGCACGTAGCAAAGAATTCATGACTCCCGAAGGCCGCAGGAAGGCTTATGATAACTTGCAGTCGCTTGGCATCGAAGGGCTTATCGCCATTGGCGGTAACGGTACTTTCACCGGCGCGATGATCTTCGGCAACGAATACGGCATCCCAACCGTGGGCGCTCCGGGAACGATCGATAACGATTTGTACGGAACCGACTACACGATCGGCTTCGACACGGCTGTGAACACCGCGCTGGACGCGATCGACCGTATCCGTGACACCGCCAGCTCACACGACCGTATCTTTTTCATCGAAGTAATGGGCCGCGACTCGGGCTACATTGCCATTCAGTCCGGTATCGCAGGCGGTGCCGAGCTCGTGATGGTTCCCGAAGTACTCACGCCGATTTCCCAGGTGGTGGATACCCTCAAACAAGGATGGAGCCGTTCGAAATCGTCTTCAATCATTATCGTGGCGGAAGGCGACGAAGAAGGAAGCGCTCAGGAAGTGGCCGACAAGATCAAAGTTCAGGTGGATGAGAACGCGGATATCCGTGTAACCACCCTGGGCCACACGCAGCGCGGCGGTACGCCGTCCGCTTACGACCGCATCCTGGCAAGCCGTCTCGGACTGGGCGCCCTGGAAGGCCTCATTGCCGGACAGAAAAACGTCATGGCCGGTATCATCAACAATGAACTGGTGTACACGCCTTTCGAAGACACGATCCGGTTGCCGAAGCCAATCAATGAAGACCTGCTGAGAATGGTAAAAATCCTGAGCGTTTAA
- a CDS encoding YdcF family protein gives MFYFLSKAIDFLVMPMSMLFLLLIYAFLVKNRRKQKWVIGLVIVLMYLMSNSFLVRAALNWYEAPLVNISDIRETYDVGILLSGGLANTDMPDADHALMGDRGDRVLQTFLLYKAGKIRKILITGASADDAMAGKRGETKTAAALLVQWGVPAGDIVFEEKAKNTRQNALNSAQILRKMFPSGKYILITSAFHMRRSVGCFEKAGIKTKPFPADFYGGYGELTVRKMIPEPSALDSFNVLWHEMVGFVIYKIMGYC, from the coding sequence ATGTTTTATTTTCTATCCAAAGCCATCGACTTCCTGGTCATGCCCATGAGCATGCTTTTTCTGCTGCTGATCTATGCATTTTTGGTCAAAAACCGGCGAAAGCAGAAATGGGTGATCGGACTGGTGATTGTGCTGATGTACCTGATGTCGAATTCCTTCCTGGTGCGGGCGGCGCTCAACTGGTACGAGGCTCCGCTGGTGAATATCAGCGATATCCGGGAGACTTACGACGTAGGCATATTGTTGTCCGGCGGACTGGCCAATACAGACATGCCGGATGCGGACCACGCGCTGATGGGCGACCGGGGCGACCGGGTGCTGCAAACGTTTTTGCTGTACAAGGCGGGCAAGATCAGGAAAATCCTGATCACAGGGGCCAGCGCCGATGACGCCATGGCCGGCAAACGCGGCGAAACGAAAACGGCAGCGGCGCTGCTGGTACAATGGGGCGTTCCGGCCGGCGATATTGTTTTTGAAGAAAAGGCGAAAAATACCCGTCAGAACGCGCTGAATTCCGCGCAGATTCTTCGCAAAATGTTCCCTTCCGGAAAATACATCCTGATTACCTCCGCGTTCCACATGCGCCGGTCGGTGGGGTGTTTTGAAAAAGCAGGTATCAAAACGAAGCCCTTCCCGGCCGACTTTTACGGAGGTTATGGCGAACTAACCGTTCGCAAAATGATACCCGAACCATCCGCACTAGACTCTTTCAATGTCCTGTGGCACGAAATGGTGGGCTTTGTTATTTACAAAATCATGGGTTACTGCTGA
- a CDS encoding thioredoxin-like domain-containing protein gives MLLLILTGFFSTAYSQGYRIDATIHGMRDSSFVLAHYNRNGSQIVPKDTAKADANGKIVFEGKTALPGGLYVILFPGNQKMIEVIYSGKETNFAIEADTSDLNGSVKVTGSRENELFYNYRQELAKGGKEIEVLGKQATPEAQARVKTIQEGFGAYRKKLLAENAGTFTAQLLKMSADPEIPAAPKLANGKTDSTWIFNYYKAHYWDAFDFSDPRIMNTPFLEPKMERYFKNLVVQVPDSIIKDADLIVKKASANKDIKSWTVYYITNQYENPKTVGTEAVWVHMATKYYLSGEMGVSEEVKKRVSEKVATMKDLLVNKTFPALTLTDPAGKKVGVQAIDANYTVLFFYAPTCGHCKEASHVLKAFYDKNKAKGIKVMAISTEHNVEEWKTFIKTYHMEELINGFDALNQIDFNRKYDVVTTPMIYILDKNKKIIARKMPVEQLEDFLNYYQNKMARKL, from the coding sequence ATGTTACTACTGATTTTGACAGGCTTTTTTTCCACCGCTTACTCCCAGGGCTACCGTATCGACGCCACCATCCACGGCATGCGGGACTCGTCTTTCGTGCTCGCGCATTACAATCGCAACGGCTCGCAGATCGTGCCGAAGGACACGGCCAAGGCCGACGCCAACGGAAAAATCGTGTTTGAGGGCAAAACGGCGCTCCCGGGCGGACTCTACGTAATACTATTTCCGGGAAACCAGAAGATGATCGAGGTGATTTATTCCGGTAAGGAAACGAATTTTGCCATTGAGGCCGATACGAGCGATTTGAACGGCTCCGTGAAAGTAACCGGCTCTCGGGAAAACGAACTTTTCTACAACTATCGCCAGGAACTTGCAAAAGGCGGTAAGGAAATAGAGGTTTTGGGTAAACAGGCAACTCCCGAAGCCCAGGCCCGCGTGAAAACGATCCAGGAGGGCTTCGGCGCTTACCGCAAAAAATTGCTCGCCGAAAATGCCGGCACCTTCACGGCGCAGCTCCTGAAAATGTCGGCCGACCCGGAAATCCCCGCAGCGCCCAAACTGGCAAATGGTAAAACTGATTCCACCTGGATTTTTAATTACTACAAAGCGCATTACTGGGATGCATTCGATTTTTCGGACCCGCGCATTATGAACACGCCGTTCCTCGAACCCAAAATGGAGCGGTATTTCAAAAACCTGGTAGTGCAGGTACCCGATTCGATTATTAAAGACGCCGATCTCATTGTGAAGAAGGCCTCCGCGAACAAAGACATCAAATCATGGACGGTTTATTACATTACCAATCAATACGAAAATCCTAAAACGGTCGGGACGGAAGCTGTGTGGGTGCATATGGCCACTAAATATTACCTGTCAGGTGAAATGGGCGTTTCGGAAGAAGTCAAAAAGCGGGTGAGTGAAAAGGTGGCGACCATGAAGGACCTGCTCGTGAACAAAACCTTCCCGGCGCTGACATTGACCGACCCCGCCGGCAAAAAAGTGGGTGTACAGGCCATCGACGCGAACTATACCGTGCTGTTTTTCTATGCCCCCACCTGCGGGCATTGCAAGGAAGCCTCGCATGTGCTCAAAGCATTTTACGATAAGAACAAGGCCAAAGGTATTAAGGTAATGGCCATTTCGACCGAGCATAATGTGGAAGAATGGAAAACATTCATTAAAACCTACCACATGGAAGAGCTGATCAACGGCTTTGATGCATTGAACCAGATCGACTTCAACCGGAAATACGATGTGGTAACCACGCCGATGATCTACATTTTAGATAAAAACAAAAAGATTATCGCCCGCAAAATGCCGGTAGAGCAGCTGGAAGACTTTTTGAACTACTACCAAAACAAAATGGCCAGAAAACTCTGA
- a CDS encoding lactonase family protein, whose translation MKRLILSILLLSAGLSAFAQERKITFYVGTQDKGANSSITRCELNLASGQITLIDTINKSVAPGYVAISPDKRNLYAISSDNKVSAYAIEPDRKLTFLNSQPSEGAGPCHVSVHPTGKMAFVSNYGGGSFSAYNIETGGKLSAAVYKEQYTGTGPHTKRQEKAHAHFATAGPDGKYVYVTDLGSDKVMNYSVDANAGKLTPNAPQPSFSGKPGAGPRHLIIHPSGKRMFLLNELDATVTACSIDKKGVIKAIKTYPTIPADYSGPTNTSAAIHLHPNGKFVYVSNRGHNSITAFRILGNGELEMADQQTKSIATPRDFNIDPTGKYLIVANQASDNLVVYDVDAETGKFTFKHESIAVKLPICVAFL comes from the coding sequence CGCAGGAGAGGAAGATTACTTTCTACGTGGGTACGCAGGACAAAGGGGCCAATTCTTCGATCACGCGCTGCGAACTGAACCTGGCATCCGGGCAGATCACGCTGATTGATACGATCAACAAATCCGTCGCGCCGGGTTATGTGGCCATTTCGCCCGACAAGCGCAATCTCTACGCGATTTCTTCCGACAACAAGGTTTCTGCCTACGCCATCGAACCCGACCGCAAGCTCACTTTCCTGAACAGCCAGCCTTCCGAAGGCGCCGGGCCCTGCCACGTGTCGGTACACCCGACGGGCAAGATGGCATTTGTCTCCAATTACGGAGGCGGCAGCTTTTCGGCCTACAATATCGAGACCGGCGGGAAGCTGAGCGCGGCCGTTTACAAAGAGCAATACACCGGAACAGGCCCTCACACCAAGCGCCAGGAGAAAGCCCATGCGCATTTTGCCACGGCCGGCCCGGACGGGAAGTATGTGTACGTGACCGATTTAGGAAGTGATAAAGTGATGAATTACAGCGTCGACGCCAATGCAGGAAAGCTGACGCCGAATGCCCCTCAGCCTTCATTTTCGGGGAAACCGGGAGCCGGTCCGCGCCATTTGATCATTCACCCGTCGGGCAAGCGCATGTTCCTGCTCAATGAGCTCGACGCAACAGTGACCGCCTGCTCCATCGACAAAAAGGGTGTGATTAAAGCAATTAAAACTTACCCGACGATCCCCGCAGATTATTCCGGCCCAACGAATACCAGTGCGGCCATTCATCTTCATCCCAACGGCAAGTTCGTGTACGTTTCGAACCGCGGGCACAATTCCATCACCGCATTCCGGATACTGGGCAATGGCGAGCTGGAAATGGCGGATCAGCAAACGAAATCCATCGCCACGCCGCGCGATTTCAATATCGACCCTACCGGGAAATACCTGATCGTGGCCAACCAGGCATCGGATAATCTCGTGGTGTACGATGTAGATGCAGAAACGGGCAAATTTACGTTCAAGCATGAAAGCATTGCCGTGAAGTTGCCCATTTGTGTCGCATTCCTGTAA